The stretch of DNA tctctttgtttctcctcactgtaaaatgtctttccaataaaaataaatcaatctttaaaaaaaatgtcaattttcTCAAAGCTTACCTTGTAACATGACCAAAGACTGTCGCAGTCGGCCATTTTCTTTCCTGGTATTGATTAGTTTTTCTTTCAGACTTTTTATTTTGGCACACAACTCCTCCTTTGACAGTTCTTCCAAAGGTGTCTCATCCTCACTGGAGCTCTCCCCAGGCAAAAAGGCATTTCCCGAGTATGGGTCTCTCTATAAATTGAAGGGAGGCACAAAATAAACTTTATAGCACCTTCAATGTTTATCCCATGTCTTGTTGTAAAAGGGATTTGATCAGACCTGAACATTCCTGCTCTCATGGGCACCAAGGCCTATTGATGCTGTCCAGCTTTGAATTCCACCATCTAGAGAGAAGAACAAATTTCACACACAAGGGTCCCTTACAGGGtagatttcaggattctgagctGCAGCTTCAACTCAGTAAGAACACAAAGTAGAAAGTATTAACAGAGTGGAGTTGACAAGATTTCCACTTGGAAAgttgaatctgactttccaagaaaaataaataataaatcttaaaataaggaaatcgttttttaaaaaaagatttatttatttttattggaaagtcagatatacagagaggaggagagacagagaggaagatcttccatcaggtgATTAGCTCCCcaagccacaacagctgaagctgagccaatcctaagtcaggagccaggagcctccttttgctgcagggtctcccacgtgggtacacagttccaaggcttcgggctgttcttgactgctttcaaaGGCTGCaaacaatgagctggatgggaagcagggccgccaggactagaacctgtgcccatatggggttccgGCATGTCCAAGGTGGACTTAGCctctaagctaccatgccaggaacaaaaaaaccccaaaatctTGTAATAATACCTGATGGTGTGGTGTGGGGAGAATGGTACCCTACTTCATTGTTGTCGCAAGCATAGGAAGTCAGTATATAGAGTTCACAGACAACTGAGAATTcatctaccacatgacccagctatcccattcctgggaatacatataaatgaaatgaaatctgcatacaagCAAGCTATATGCACAATGCACAATACTGAAGAAATGGCAACAACCCAGTTATCTGCGAACAAAtaattggataaagaaactgtggtacatctactctattaaatactacacagccataaaaaagaatgaaatcctatcagctgcaacaaaatggtcacaaatggaaaccattatgcttagtaaaataatcAAGTCCTGTGGGGCTCAAAGAGGCGAACAGATCACAAATTCAACAAGATGGAGACTAatagtcaaggtcactgggttataCCTGGGTTATACCTGGGGAGCAAGATAGCGGctaaggacagagccctgggcaggaACTAGGGAGGGGGTCAAgttatttcaaagaaagactgattggtcAGGGCCACTttgctcacctgcccctggcctatgggaggtggctttcGCAATCATGCTGATGACAATTGAATCCTAGTTCTCCCCTCcaggaattcctggcctgaggctgttcACTGCTCTATATAAGAACTTCTACTTCCCAAATAAATTGGAACTGTTTAGACAGAATCtctgtccatctgtttgtctcGCGTGCGCCAGAGAGGCTGgatggtgggcagcaggctcaccccctccaGCAACAAGGTATTAGAGGAATCTCTGGGGGAGACACTACACAGTCccgaaggacaaatatcatatgttttctctggtaTATGACAGCCTTCATACAAAGTATAAAATGGATATGTAGGTAGTAAAGTATATACACATTATTTAGATCAACTAAATAATGGAGCCTAGCACACAGGAAGTAAAGATACGCTGCAATATGCATCTGTGCTCCCAAATAAAGAGGCATCCCAACAAAACAGTTAAACATACCCtggcagtatgatactagatgGTTTACCTCTGCCTACATCTAAAATgcatgaaacacttaaatagcaagaAGTTAAAGTTGTAACTGTTgattatactactgtgataatatgggggggaATGGTGGGAGCGgaacacagggagaaagaggaaagggagggaggaacccTTTTGGCTAAAAAC from Ochotona princeps isolate mOchPri1 chromosome 1, mOchPri1.hap1, whole genome shotgun sequence encodes:
- the BEND6 gene encoding BEN domain-containing protein 6 isoform X2 — translated: MEKMQKILQTDDITDTQVFRKGKRKRTETMDSENANSDMDKGQRDPYSGNAFLPGESSSEDETPLEELSKEELCAKIKSLKEKLINTRKENGRLRQSLVMLQGGAERELYCHTMQL